A part of Azospirillum thermophilum genomic DNA contains:
- a CDS encoding NifB/NifX family molybdenum-iron cluster-binding protein, which translates to MKFAIASQNFRTVTAHAGKTRRFLLFEGTPGSEPVETGRLDLPRELAFHDFAGGPHPLDEVDVVIAGSAGPGFIARMRERGVHAVATGETDPRTAVAAYLGGALRPAAAHEECGHHG; encoded by the coding sequence ATGAAGTTCGCCATCGCCAGCCAGAATTTCCGGACCGTCACGGCGCATGCGGGCAAGACCCGCCGCTTCCTGCTGTTCGAAGGAACGCCGGGGTCCGAGCCGGTCGAGACGGGGCGGCTGGATCTGCCCCGGGAACTGGCCTTTCACGATTTCGCCGGCGGCCCTCACCCGTTGGACGAGGTGGACGTGGTGATCGCCGGCAGTGCCGGGCCGGGCTTCATCGCCCGGATGCGCGAGCGGGGGGTCCATGCCGTGGCCACCGGCGAGACCGATCCGCGCACCGCGGTTGCCGCCTATCTGGGCGGCGCGCTGCGTCCGGCCGCGGCGCACGAGGAGTGCGGCCATCATGGCTGA
- a CDS encoding SLAC1 anion channel family protein, whose product MADVRVAGSPEPAAAAARPVSDHGAEPFSRLGEFPVSFFSAVMGLSGLTAATQRMEAAHGLPAGAGTALFALTAAVFLLLSATYLCKVIRHPEAVRAEWSHPVRICFFPTISISAILLATAAQGVDAGLSFGLWAAGAAAHLVLTVLVITAWINHARYEIAHLNPAWFIPVVGNVLVPIAGVHHAPPDLSWFFFAVGLLFWIVLLTIVMYRLIFHSPLPGRMVPTLFILLAPPSAGFISYVALTGGIDPFGRLLYFWAVFFFLLLLPQLGRFSRLPFTLSWWAYSFPLAAFTIATSQMAGLAGSRVYAAAGTGLYGLLVLVVGGLAIRTLAGVRRGEFCRPEQ is encoded by the coding sequence ATGGCTGATGTGCGGGTCGCCGGATCGCCCGAGCCAGCGGCGGCTGCAGCCCGGCCCGTGTCGGACCACGGCGCGGAGCCGTTTTCCCGCCTCGGCGAGTTTCCGGTCTCCTTCTTCTCCGCCGTGATGGGGTTGAGCGGCCTGACCGCCGCCACCCAGCGCATGGAAGCCGCCCACGGCCTGCCGGCGGGAGCCGGGACGGCGTTGTTCGCCCTGACCGCCGCGGTCTTCCTGCTGCTGTCCGCGACCTATCTCTGCAAGGTGATCCGTCATCCGGAGGCCGTCCGGGCGGAGTGGAGCCATCCGGTCCGGATCTGCTTCTTCCCCACCATCTCGATCAGCGCCATCCTGCTGGCCACCGCGGCGCAGGGGGTGGACGCCGGCCTGTCCTTCGGGCTTTGGGCGGCCGGGGCGGCGGCGCATCTCGTCCTGACCGTTCTGGTGATCACGGCCTGGATCAACCATGCCCGTTACGAGATCGCGCACTTGAACCCGGCCTGGTTCATCCCGGTGGTGGGCAATGTGCTGGTTCCCATCGCCGGCGTGCATCATGCCCCGCCGGACCTGTCCTGGTTCTTCTTCGCCGTCGGCCTGCTGTTCTGGATCGTGCTGCTCACCATCGTGATGTACCGGCTGATCTTCCACAGCCCCCTGCCGGGGCGGATGGTGCCCACCCTGTTCATCCTGCTGGCGCCGCCGTCCGCCGGCTTCATCTCCTACGTCGCGCTGACCGGCGGGATCGATCCGTTCGGCAGGCTGCTCTATTTCTGGGCGGTGTTCTTCTTCCTGCTGTTGCTGCCGCAACTGGGGCGATTCTCCAGGCTGCCCTTCACCCTGTCCTGGTGGGCCTATTCCTTCCCGCTTGCCGCCTTCACGATCGCGACCAGCCAGATGGCCGGTCTTGCCGGCTCCCGGGTCTATGCGGCCGCCGGAACCGGGCTGTACGGGCTGCTGGTCCTGGTGGTCGGCGGGCTGGCGATCCGGACGCTGGCCGGCGTACGACGCGGAGAGTTCTGCCGGCCGGAGCAGTGA
- a CDS encoding cytochrome ubiquinol oxidase subunit I: protein MIDDTFVELSRWQFAATAMYHFLFVPLTLGLSWMLFMMEAVYVITGNIVYKDMTKFWGKLFGINFALGVTTGLTMEFQFGTNWAYYSHYVGDVFGAPLAIEGLMAFFLESTFIGLFFLGWDKLSKRQHLAVTFFTALGSNLSALWILVANGWMQNPVGAEFSAETMRMEMTSFAELLFNPVAQVKFVHTVAAGYVTAAMFVMGISAWYLLKGRDMAFAKRSLSVATGFGVAAVLSVIVLGDESGYELGDVQKTKLAAIEAEYHTEPAPAAFTLFGLPNDETMETDHAVKLPWLLGLIATRSTDRQVTGLNDLTRQHEARIRSGMVAYANLETLRAGDRSEEVAKTFAAHKADLGYGLLLKRYTAAVVDATDEQVARAARDTIPPVAPLFFSFRVMVALGFTMLALIFAAFWFNMRRTIVEQRWLLRALVAAIPLPWIACEVGWFVAEFGRQPWAIGEVLPTFLATSTLTKGDLIFSLAGFLTFYTGLLAIELFLMVRFARKGPASLGTGRYFGERGPGRPSAGAIGTAMPTPAE, encoded by the coding sequence ATGATCGACGACACCTTCGTAGAGCTGTCGCGCTGGCAGTTCGCCGCGACGGCCATGTACCATTTCCTGTTCGTGCCCCTGACGCTGGGCCTGTCATGGATGCTGTTCATGATGGAGGCCGTCTACGTCATCACCGGAAACATCGTCTACAAGGACATGACGAAGTTCTGGGGCAAGCTGTTCGGCATCAATTTCGCCCTGGGCGTCACCACCGGCCTGACGATGGAATTCCAGTTCGGAACCAACTGGGCCTATTACTCCCATTATGTCGGCGATGTTTTCGGCGCGCCGCTGGCGATCGAAGGGCTGATGGCGTTCTTCCTCGAAAGCACCTTCATCGGCCTGTTCTTCCTGGGCTGGGACAAGCTTTCGAAGCGACAGCACCTTGCGGTGACCTTCTTCACGGCGCTGGGATCGAACCTGTCGGCGTTGTGGATCCTCGTCGCCAATGGCTGGATGCAGAACCCGGTGGGGGCGGAGTTCTCGGCCGAGACCATGCGCATGGAGATGACGAGCTTCGCCGAACTGCTGTTCAACCCGGTGGCGCAGGTGAAGTTCGTGCATACGGTGGCCGCCGGCTACGTCACCGCCGCCATGTTCGTGATGGGCATCAGCGCCTGGTACCTGCTGAAAGGGCGCGACATGGCCTTCGCCAAGCGGTCCCTGTCGGTCGCGACGGGCTTCGGGGTCGCGGCGGTGCTGTCGGTCATCGTTCTCGGCGATGAAAGCGGGTACGAGCTGGGGGACGTCCAGAAGACCAAGCTGGCGGCCATCGAGGCGGAATACCACACCGAGCCGGCCCCGGCCGCCTTCACCCTGTTCGGCCTGCCCAACGACGAGACGATGGAGACCGATCATGCGGTGAAGCTCCCCTGGCTGCTGGGACTGATCGCCACGCGCTCGACCGACCGGCAGGTGACCGGGCTGAACGACCTCACCCGCCAGCACGAGGCGCGCATCCGCAGCGGCATGGTCGCCTACGCCAACCTGGAGACGCTGCGGGCCGGCGATCGGTCGGAGGAGGTCGCGAAGACCTTCGCCGCGCACAAGGCCGACCTCGGTTACGGCTTGCTGCTGAAGCGCTACACCGCCGCGGTGGTCGATGCGACGGACGAGCAGGTGGCCCGGGCCGCGCGCGACACCATCCCGCCGGTGGCGCCGCTGTTCTTCAGCTTCCGGGTGATGGTGGCGCTGGGCTTCACCATGCTGGCGCTGATCTTCGCCGCCTTCTGGTTCAACATGCGCCGGACCATCGTGGAGCAGCGCTGGCTGCTGCGGGCACTGGTGGCGGCCATCCCGCTGCCCTGGATCGCCTGCGAGGTCGGCTGGTTCGTCGCCGAGTTCGGGCGGCAGCCCTGGGCGATCGGCGAGGTGCTTCCGACCTTCCTCGCCACTTCGACCCTGACCAAGGGAGACCTGATCTTCAGCCTGGCCGGCTTCCTCACCTTCTACACCGGGCTGCTGGCGATCGAGCTGTTCCTGATGGTCCGTTTCGCGCGCAAGGGGCCGGCCTCGCTCGGCACCGGGCGCTATTTCGGGGAGCGCGGTCCGGGGCGCCCGAGCGCCGGCGCCATCGGAACCGCCATGCCCACCCCGGCCGAGTGA
- the cydB gene encoding cytochrome d ubiquinol oxidase subunit II: MILDYETLKLVWWVLVGALLIGFAVTDGMDMGVGILLPFVGRNDGERRVVINTVGPHWDGNQVWLITAGGAIFAAWPAVYAAAFSGFYMAMLLVLFALFFRPVGFDYRSKIADRRWRNAWDWGLFTGGLVPALVFGVAFGNLLQGVPFHLDSLLRAHYEGALLTALLPLLNPFALLAGLISVAMLTMHGAIWLQMRTEDPVAGRARRAVRVMGLLVVAGFALAGLWVAFGVDGYRIVSQPALDALPNPLAKQVVRAPGAWLDVYGRLPVAILAPAAGFAGALLAMLLSHAGRPGLAFVASALSMTGIIGTAGLSMFPFIMPSSTHPGSSLTVWDAPSSHLTLTVMFWAVLVFLPLVLAYTVWCYARMWGKVTVDAIEADSSTAY; the protein is encoded by the coding sequence ATGATCCTCGATTACGAGACGCTGAAGCTCGTCTGGTGGGTGCTGGTCGGTGCGCTGCTCATCGGCTTCGCCGTCACCGACGGCATGGACATGGGGGTCGGCATCCTGCTGCCCTTCGTCGGCCGCAACGACGGCGAGCGCCGTGTCGTCATCAACACGGTGGGACCGCATTGGGACGGCAACCAGGTCTGGCTGATCACCGCCGGCGGGGCGATCTTCGCGGCCTGGCCCGCGGTCTATGCCGCCGCCTTCTCCGGCTTCTACATGGCGATGCTGCTGGTGCTGTTCGCCCTGTTCTTCCGGCCGGTCGGCTTCGACTACCGTTCCAAGATCGCCGACCGGCGCTGGCGCAACGCCTGGGACTGGGGCCTGTTCACCGGCGGGCTGGTCCCCGCCCTGGTCTTCGGCGTCGCCTTCGGCAACCTGTTGCAGGGCGTGCCCTTCCACCTCGACTCCCTGCTGCGCGCCCATTACGAGGGGGCGCTGCTGACGGCGCTGCTGCCTCTGCTCAACCCGTTCGCGCTGCTCGCCGGGCTGATCAGCGTCGCCATGCTGACCATGCATGGCGCGATCTGGCTGCAGATGCGCACGGAGGACCCGGTTGCCGGCCGGGCGCGGCGGGCGGTCCGGGTGATGGGCCTGCTGGTGGTCGCGGGCTTCGCGCTGGCCGGGCTGTGGGTGGCCTTCGGCGTCGACGGCTACCGCATCGTGAGCCAGCCGGCGCTGGACGCCCTGCCGAACCCGCTCGCCAAGCAGGTGGTCAGGGCGCCGGGGGCCTGGCTCGACGTCTACGGGCGGCTGCCGGTGGCGATTCTGGCCCCGGCCGCCGGGTTCGCCGGGGCGCTGCTGGCCATGCTGCTGAGCCACGCCGGCCGGCCGGGGCTTGCCTTCGTCGCCAGCGCGCTGTCGATGACCGGCATCATCGGCACCGCCGGGCTGTCGATGTTCCCCTTCATCATGCCGTCGAGCACCCATCCGGGCTCAAGCCTGACCGTTTGGGATGCCCCGTCGAGCCACCTGACGCTGACCGTGATGTTCTGGGCCGTGCTGGTGTTCCTGCCGCTGGTGCTGGCCTACACCGTCTGGTGCTATGCCCGGATGTGGGGCAAGGTCACGGTCGACGCGATCGAGGCCGACAGCTCCACCGCCTACTGA
- the cydX gene encoding cytochrome bd-I oxidase subunit CydX: MWYFTWVLGLTAALSLGIINVLWLEAEDAVQGRTAGRT; encoded by the coding sequence ATGTGGTATTTCACCTGGGTCCTCGGCCTGACGGCCGCCCTGTCGCTCGGCATCATCAACGTGCTGTGGCTGGAGGCGGAGGACGCCGTGCAGGGACGCACGGCAGGCCGGACATAG
- the cydD gene encoding thiol reductant ABC exporter subunit CydD — protein MARGTPRPLSDLLPGQRRRLTLAVAAHGLAGVLLILQAWLIAGILNDVVFGTQPVPLSRLLAVLPVLLARAGLLWLATVAAADAAIAIKGQVRQMLRSAVARGPGGADAGSFASLMVEGVEALDPFVSRYLPAMAQAVFLPLAILAAVLPLDWLSALILALTAPMIPVFMILIGRGAERLNLEQWATLARLSAYLLDAVQALPTLRLFGAVPREAAQVAGSAELYRQRTMRVLRVAFLSALVLEFLATVSIAMVALFIGFALLWGEMPYQRGLFILLLAPEFYLPLRSLGAHYHARMEALGAAAQMAPLLDAPAAALRPAAPAVAAGAPRVEVRDLRFGHLADRPPVLDGLSFVLEPGSLTALVGASGAGKSTVMGLLRGHHRPWSGEVRIGGLAPDALPTPPAWIPQQPHLFAGTVADNIRLGVPDAGEEEVRAAARRAHADGFIERLPEGYRTMLGERGAGLSGGEIRRVALARAFLMGSPLVLLDEPSASLDHESEEALVAALDELRRDRTVLVVAHRLTTVRAADRILVLSGGRIPQEGSFAVLSGTDGPFARLAGPRSPLLGALTAAGRA, from the coding sequence ATGGCGCGCGGCACCCCCCGTCCCCTGTCCGACCTGCTGCCCGGCCAGCGGCGGCGGCTGACGCTGGCCGTCGCCGCCCACGGGCTGGCGGGCGTCCTGCTGATCCTGCAGGCCTGGCTGATCGCCGGCATCCTGAACGACGTGGTGTTCGGGACGCAGCCGGTTCCCCTCTCCCGCCTGCTGGCGGTCCTGCCCGTGCTGCTGGCGCGGGCGGGGCTGCTGTGGCTGGCGACGGTGGCCGCCGCCGACGCCGCCATCGCGATCAAGGGGCAGGTGCGGCAGATGCTGCGCTCGGCCGTCGCCCGCGGCCCGGGCGGGGCGGACGCCGGAAGCTTCGCCAGCCTGATGGTGGAGGGGGTGGAGGCGCTCGACCCCTTCGTGTCCCGTTACCTGCCGGCGATGGCCCAGGCGGTCTTCCTGCCCCTGGCGATCCTCGCCGCCGTCCTGCCGCTCGACTGGCTGTCGGCGCTGATCCTTGCGCTGACGGCGCCGATGATCCCCGTCTTCATGATCCTGATCGGCCGCGGGGCGGAGCGGCTGAACCTGGAGCAATGGGCGACGCTGGCACGCCTGTCGGCCTATCTTCTGGACGCGGTGCAGGCGCTGCCGACGCTGCGCCTGTTCGGCGCCGTGCCGCGCGAGGCGGCACAGGTGGCGGGTTCGGCGGAGCTGTACCGCCAGCGCACCATGCGGGTCCTGCGCGTCGCCTTCCTGTCGGCGCTGGTGCTCGAATTCCTGGCGACGGTCAGCATCGCGATGGTCGCCCTGTTCATCGGCTTCGCACTGCTGTGGGGCGAGATGCCCTACCAGCGCGGCCTGTTCATTCTGCTGCTCGCTCCGGAATTCTACCTGCCCCTGCGCTCTCTCGGCGCCCATTACCATGCGCGGATGGAGGCGCTGGGTGCCGCGGCCCAGATGGCCCCGCTGCTGGACGCCCCGGCCGCAGCTCTCCGGCCGGCCGCTCCCGCGGTGGCCGCCGGGGCGCCGCGGGTGGAGGTGCGGGACCTGCGCTTCGGCCATCTGGCGGACCGGCCGCCTGTGCTGGACGGCCTGTCCTTCGTCCTGGAGCCCGGCAGCCTGACGGCGCTGGTCGGGGCGAGCGGTGCGGGCAAGAGCACGGTCATGGGCCTGCTGCGCGGCCATCACCGGCCGTGGAGCGGAGAGGTGCGGATCGGCGGGCTCGCGCCCGATGCACTGCCGACTCCGCCCGCCTGGATCCCGCAGCAGCCCCATCTGTTCGCCGGCACGGTCGCCGACAACATCCGGCTCGGCGTGCCCGACGCCGGGGAGGAGGAGGTGCGTGCCGCCGCCCGCCGCGCCCATGCCGACGGCTTCATCGAGCGGCTGCCCGAGGGCTACCGGACGATGCTCGGCGAGCGGGGGGCCGGGCTGTCGGGCGGCGAGATCCGGCGCGTCGCGCTGGCCCGCGCCTTCCTGATGGGGAGCCCGCTGGTCCTGCTCGACGAGCCGTCCGCCAGCCTCGATCATGAGAGCGAGGAGGCGCTGGTCGCCGCCCTCGACGAGCTGCGGCGCGACCGCACCGTGCTGGTGGTCGCCCACCGGCTGACCACGGTACGCGCCGCCGACCGCATCCTGGTGCTGTCGGGAGGGCGGATCCCGCAGGAGGGGAGCTTCGCCGTCCTCAGCGGAACGGATGGCCCGTTCGCCCGGCTGGCGGGGCCGCGCTCGCCCCTGCTCGGCGCGCTGACGGCGGCGGGGCGGGCATGA
- the cydC gene encoding thiol reductant ABC exporter subunit CydC, giving the protein MRTLIFLAGLLKGNRRRAAAGLALAVVSMLANIALMAVSGWFLTGMALAGAAGAAYNVFLPSSLIRGCAILRTGGRYLERLATHEATFRLIGALRARVFLALAPRLPFGLPGLHSGDLAARLGGDLDSLQRAYLQVLVPSAAALLVGAAVVAYGWSLAPAIAAVIAGGLLLGGVGLPALLALAGRRPGREAVAAASALRVWAVDMAEGREELAAFAATDRHGARMDGLQSRLEAAQRRATRQDALGVAGAQALGSLLLWAVLLVGAPQVVVGALAAPDLALLAFLGLASVEAVGPLASAFQAWGALAAASERVRPLLDGDASGPAAAEVPAAVDRRAAPHVRLEAVRLRYPGAAALALDGLTLDLPPGSRVALVGPSGSGKSTVVALLAGFLRPESGALELDGRPVRDGAAAAWLAVAPQTPHLLAGSVRRNLAVAAPDADEAAMVEACGKAGLGGWLAGLPDGLETMIGAGGRPMSGGEARRLAVARALLGDGPLLVLDEPGEGLDPATEQAMLGRLLTEETGRTILLITHRPTGLELMDHVAVLDRGRVLEQGDPRTLAGRDGPFRRFLERSFV; this is encoded by the coding sequence ATGAGAACGCTGATCTTCCTGGCCGGGCTGCTGAAGGGCAACCGGCGCCGGGCAGCGGCCGGGCTGGCGCTGGCCGTGGTCTCCATGCTCGCCAACATCGCGCTGATGGCGGTGTCCGGCTGGTTCCTCACCGGCATGGCGCTCGCCGGCGCCGCGGGCGCCGCCTACAACGTCTTCCTGCCCTCCTCGCTGATCCGCGGCTGCGCCATCCTGCGCACCGGCGGGCGCTATCTGGAGCGGCTGGCGACGCATGAGGCCACCTTCCGGCTGATCGGGGCGCTGCGGGCGCGCGTCTTCCTGGCGCTGGCGCCGCGGCTGCCCTTCGGCCTGCCCGGCCTGCACAGCGGCGACCTCGCCGCGCGGCTGGGCGGCGATCTCGACAGCCTGCAGCGGGCCTATCTGCAGGTGCTGGTCCCGTCGGCCGCCGCCCTGCTGGTGGGGGCGGCGGTGGTCGCCTATGGCTGGAGCCTCGCCCCCGCCATCGCCGCGGTGATCGCCGGGGGGCTGCTGCTCGGCGGGGTCGGGCTGCCGGCCCTGCTGGCGCTGGCGGGACGCCGGCCGGGCCGCGAGGCGGTGGCGGCGGCGAGCGCCCTGCGCGTGTGGGCGGTCGACATGGCGGAGGGGCGGGAGGAACTGGCGGCCTTCGCCGCCACCGACCGCCACGGCGCCCGGATGGACGGGCTGCAGTCCCGGCTGGAGGCGGCGCAACGGCGGGCGACGCGGCAGGATGCCCTTGGCGTGGCGGGCGCGCAGGCGCTCGGCTCGCTCCTGCTGTGGGCAGTGCTGCTGGTCGGCGCTCCGCAGGTCGTCGTCGGCGCGCTGGCCGCCCCGGATCTGGCGCTGCTGGCCTTCCTGGGGCTGGCGAGCGTCGAGGCGGTGGGACCGCTGGCCAGCGCCTTCCAGGCCTGGGGCGCACTGGCTGCGGCGAGCGAGCGCGTCCGGCCGCTGCTCGACGGTGACGCGTCCGGCCCGGCCGCGGCGGAGGTGCCGGCCGCCGTGGATCGGCGCGCCGCGCCGCATGTCCGGCTGGAGGCGGTGCGGCTGCGCTACCCGGGGGCGGCGGCCCTGGCGCTCGACGGGCTGACGCTGGATCTGCCGCCCGGCAGCCGCGTCGCGCTCGTCGGGCCGAGCGGGTCGGGCAAGAGCACGGTGGTCGCCCTGCTTGCCGGCTTCCTGCGACCGGAGAGCGGCGCGCTGGAGCTGGACGGCCGGCCGGTCCGGGACGGCGCCGCCGCTGCGTGGCTGGCGGTGGCGCCGCAGACGCCGCATCTGCTGGCGGGGTCGGTGAGGCGCAATCTGGCGGTGGCTGCCCCCGACGCGGACGAGGCTGCGATGGTGGAGGCCTGCGGCAAGGCCGGGCTCGGCGGGTGGCTCGCCGGGCTGCCGGACGGGTTGGAGACGATGATCGGGGCCGGCGGCCGGCCGATGTCGGGCGGCGAGGCCCGCCGGCTGGCAGTGGCGCGGGCCCTGCTGGGCGATGGCCCGCTGCTGGTGCTCGACGAGCCGGGGGAAGGGCTGGATCCGGCGACGGAGCAGGCGATGCTCGGCCGTCTGCTGACGGAGGAGACCGGCCGCACGATCCTGCTGATCACCCACCGGCCGACCGGGCTGGAACTGATGGACCATGTGGCGGTGCTGGACCGCGGGCGCGTGCTGGAGCAGGGCGACCCCCGCACGCTCGCGGGACGCGACGGTCCCTTCCGCCGCTTCCTGGAGCGCAGCTTCGTCTAA
- a CDS encoding Crp/Fnr family transcriptional regulator — protein sequence MRNSQIEAAWKGIAECRKCGIRDLVLFADLTEPDFKLVHLPIDELQFQPGSSLYEAGDEGRAVFTIRSGLVKLVQYLPDGTQRIVRLLRPGAVAGLEVLVGSAYEHAAIILQEVAACRIPREVVERLNHATPRLHRQLMQRWHQSVRQADEWLTELSTGSARQRLARLLLQLCADHPDRPVRVFSREDLGAMLGITMETASRTVAEFKRSGLVAEKGPNLVLCNLPALRKAALAE from the coding sequence GTGCGTAACAGTCAAATCGAGGCCGCCTGGAAGGGCATCGCCGAATGCCGCAAATGCGGAATTCGCGATCTGGTGCTGTTCGCGGATCTGACCGAGCCCGATTTCAAGCTGGTGCATCTTCCCATCGACGAACTGCAGTTCCAGCCGGGCAGCAGCCTGTACGAGGCCGGCGACGAGGGGCGCGCCGTCTTCACCATCCGCAGCGGCCTCGTCAAGCTGGTGCAATATCTGCCGGACGGGACCCAGCGCATCGTCCGCCTGCTGCGCCCCGGCGCGGTCGCCGGCCTGGAGGTGCTGGTCGGCAGCGCCTACGAGCACGCCGCGATCATCCTGCAGGAGGTTGCGGCATGCCGGATTCCGCGTGAGGTGGTGGAGCGGCTGAACCACGCCACGCCACGACTGCACCGGCAGCTCATGCAGCGCTGGCACCAGTCGGTGCGTCAGGCCGATGAATGGTTGACGGAGCTGTCCACCGGCAGCGCGCGCCAGCGGCTCGCCCGTCTTCTGCTCCAGCTCTGCGCCGATCACCCGGACCGCCCGGTGCGCGTCTTCAGCCGCGAGGATCTCGGCGCCATGCTCGGCATCACCATGGAAACGGCCAGCCGTACCGTAGCGGAGTTCAAGCGGAGCGGGCTGGTCGCCGAGAAGGGACCCAACCTGGTGCTCTGCAACCTGCCGGCCCTGCGCAAAGCCGCCCTGGCCGAATAG
- a CDS encoding RNA polymerase sigma factor: MPASLTAIYLDHRQSLLGRALRIVRDVPTAEDVIQESYLRACSAAQRGPIDNIAAFLHRTVQNLALDHIRRRRTQERFEAPASDSVDPLEIACTSPSVEDRLLHRERLTQFMGAMDTLPDRARRVWVLNRVEGMSYPQIAAHLGVSQGTVFNDMKLAMGHFLDALSRADRA, from the coding sequence ATGCCCGCAAGTCTGACCGCCATCTATCTGGATCACCGTCAATCGCTGCTGGGGCGGGCCCTGCGGATCGTCCGCGACGTGCCGACCGCGGAGGACGTGATCCAGGAAAGCTACCTCCGGGCTTGCAGCGCGGCGCAGCGGGGACCGATCGACAACATCGCGGCCTTCCTCCACCGCACCGTCCAGAACCTGGCCCTCGATCATATCCGCCGCCGCCGGACCCAGGAACGGTTCGAGGCGCCGGCATCGGACTCCGTCGATCCGCTGGAGATCGCCTGCACCTCCCCCTCGGTGGAGGACCGGCTGCTCCACCGCGAACGGCTGACGCAGTTCATGGGCGCCATGGACACGCTGCCGGACCGCGCCCGCCGGGTCTGGGTGCTGAACCGGGTGGAGGGCATGTCCTATCCCCAGATCGCGGCCCATCTCGGCGTTTCGCAGGGCACCGTGTTCAACGACATGAAGCTGGCGATGGGGCATTTCCTCGACGCCCTGTCCCGCGCCGACCGCGCCTGA
- a CDS encoding FecR family protein, translated as MTDAALDWFVRLLDSPADPATLAAYRSWRQSDPRHAEAFDRLTEVGALPELRSATLAHYPATPLPARPRRRAWLGAMAAALLLAVVGTHLYPDLRVRWSADHRTGTGERRDVVLPDGSRLILDSDSAVALAFTGTERRVALMRGRAYFDVVRDPARPFRVAAGFSTVEVTGTAFTVQSDRREDTVFLEHGRVTVSRLDDPGQPVTLAPGDRLTATALGLTMQHHADRPRRCRGGTAAMPSTTSGSQRWSRRCGAIIPRRSCCWTTTSRRSPSAGTTGWTTRPERWPRWPA; from the coding sequence GTGACCGATGCGGCGCTCGACTGGTTCGTCCGGCTGCTCGACTCTCCGGCCGACCCGGCGACGCTGGCCGCCTACCGCTCCTGGCGGCAGAGCGATCCCCGTCACGCCGAGGCGTTCGACCGGCTGACGGAGGTCGGCGCCCTGCCGGAGCTGCGCAGTGCGACCCTGGCACACTATCCGGCGACCCCGCTGCCGGCCCGGCCGCGGCGGCGGGCCTGGCTGGGCGCGATGGCTGCGGCCCTGCTGCTGGCCGTGGTCGGCACCCACCTCTATCCCGACCTGCGGGTCCGCTGGAGCGCCGACCACCGCACCGGCACCGGCGAGCGGCGGGACGTGGTGCTGCCCGACGGTTCCCGCCTGATCCTTGACAGCGACAGCGCCGTGGCACTGGCGTTCACCGGGACGGAGCGCCGGGTGGCGCTGATGCGCGGCCGTGCCTATTTCGACGTCGTCCGCGATCCCGCCCGCCCGTTCCGCGTCGCCGCCGGATTCAGTACGGTCGAGGTGACGGGGACCGCCTTCACCGTCCAGTCGGACCGGCGCGAGGATACGGTCTTCCTGGAGCACGGTCGGGTGACGGTCAGCCGGCTGGACGATCCGGGACAGCCGGTGACGCTGGCTCCCGGCGACCGGCTGACCGCCACCGCGCTCGGCCTGACGATGCAGCACCATGCCGACCGGCCGCGGCGCTGTCGTGGCGGGACGGCCGCTATGCCTTCCACAACGAGCGGTTCGCAACGGTGGTCGAGACGTTGCGGCGCTATCATCCCGCGCCGATCCTGCTGCTGGACGACCACGTCGCGTCGCAGCCCGTCAGCGGGAACTACCGGCTGGACGACCCGGCCGGAGCGCTGGCCGCGCTGGCCGGCATGA